One region of Rhodocaloribacter litoris genomic DNA includes:
- a CDS encoding KAP family P-loop NTPase fold protein: MMQEVNPEYSTPTFAADAPIDDPALDRFERWPFAERVAKILASRQDPSSLVLGLYGAWGEGKTTVLRFIDRALKDYPHVVCVWFNPWRFRDEGHLIRSFFNALADAVDASLGPRHEKVGPRLQDYAAMLVPQAQGTGLMNGSGDGGRTYREANVAVELKKVRAWIGDLLQALGRRVVVFVDDMDRLDRETVQAVFRLVKLSADFDNTIYVLSFDPKVVATSLQASGYGRTGYDFLEKIISVPLQLPPASPSSLLDLAYDGVNEAVRVAEIDLTQRQVDEFVHRFRYGFEPRLQTPRIVNQYANALLFALPILKGEVHPVDQMLVEGLRIFYPGLYEHIKENPDLYLGRSGSRDKAQLRQEAAERERPLERLNRREREAARRLIAALFPQTTGARQDQTRWDREQRVASERYFERYFQYAISSHDLPDRELSAFLEQAGDWSSEEVHAQVLALLEKVDPKTVVRKVGLRVDEVHPKAAFKLARVLARLGTRFPDTREGMVGPSLSAEAAYLVAQLLATLPEAQRFEGAAAVLGEAEPLWFALLCMSRLVGDEVRDDDAWLGDEQAMELVRMLGTRIRERAAQGPLHLDEPEHAVALYTTWAAGCGEAETQAYLARRFAEEPTEALALLKASLPKIWHHGGNARPGNFERAEYETLACFVEPETVYAALDRCCAGSLDTVRRSHLNDPDLSLEERVMYQFALLHHQHRPRQDDAPAGAAA; encoded by the coding sequence ATGATGCAAGAAGTCAACCCGGAATATTCCACGCCGACGTTTGCCGCCGATGCGCCGATCGACGATCCGGCGCTGGATCGTTTTGAACGCTGGCCGTTTGCCGAACGTGTGGCCAAGATTCTTGCTTCGCGGCAGGATCCGAGCAGCCTGGTCCTCGGGCTCTATGGCGCCTGGGGCGAAGGGAAGACCACCGTGCTGCGCTTCATCGACCGGGCTCTCAAGGACTACCCGCACGTCGTCTGCGTCTGGTTCAACCCGTGGCGTTTTCGGGACGAGGGGCACCTCATCCGGAGCTTCTTCAATGCCCTGGCCGACGCCGTGGACGCCTCCCTGGGACCGCGTCACGAGAAGGTGGGTCCCCGGCTGCAGGACTATGCGGCGATGCTGGTGCCGCAGGCGCAGGGGACCGGCCTGATGAACGGCTCCGGCGACGGCGGGCGTACCTACCGGGAAGCCAACGTGGCCGTCGAGCTGAAGAAGGTGCGGGCCTGGATCGGCGACCTGCTGCAGGCCCTCGGCCGCCGCGTCGTCGTCTTCGTCGACGACATGGACCGGCTGGACCGCGAAACCGTGCAGGCCGTCTTCCGGCTGGTCAAACTCTCAGCCGACTTCGACAACACCATCTACGTCCTCTCTTTCGATCCCAAGGTCGTGGCGACGTCCCTGCAGGCCTCGGGCTATGGCCGGACCGGCTACGACTTCCTCGAAAAGATCATCTCCGTACCGCTTCAGCTTCCGCCGGCCAGTCCCTCCTCGCTCCTCGACCTGGCCTACGACGGCGTCAACGAGGCGGTGCGCGTGGCCGAGATCGACCTGACCCAGCGGCAGGTCGACGAGTTCGTCCATCGTTTTCGTTATGGCTTCGAGCCCCGGCTTCAGACGCCGCGCATCGTGAACCAGTATGCCAACGCCCTGCTTTTCGCCCTGCCCATTCTGAAGGGCGAGGTGCATCCGGTCGATCAGATGCTCGTCGAGGGGTTGCGTATCTTCTACCCGGGACTCTACGAGCACATCAAGGAAAACCCGGATCTGTACCTCGGGCGCAGCGGAAGCCGGGACAAGGCCCAGCTACGCCAGGAGGCAGCCGAGCGCGAGCGCCCGCTCGAACGCCTCAACCGCCGCGAGCGGGAAGCCGCCCGCCGGCTGATCGCAGCTCTTTTTCCCCAGACGACGGGGGCCCGGCAGGATCAGACCCGGTGGGATCGGGAGCAGCGTGTTGCCTCGGAACGCTACTTCGAGCGGTACTTCCAGTATGCGATCTCCTCGCACGACCTGCCCGACCGGGAACTGAGTGCCTTTCTGGAACAGGCCGGGGACTGGTCGAGCGAGGAGGTGCACGCGCAGGTGCTGGCCCTGCTCGAGAAGGTGGATCCGAAGACCGTTGTGCGCAAGGTGGGCCTGCGGGTGGACGAGGTGCATCCGAAGGCGGCCTTCAAGCTGGCCCGGGTCCTGGCCAGGCTGGGGACCCGTTTCCCCGACACGCGCGAGGGCATGGTGGGTCCGTCCCTTTCCGCCGAGGCGGCCTATCTGGTAGCACAGTTGCTGGCCACCCTGCCCGAAGCCCAGCGTTTCGAGGGGGCCGCCGCCGTGCTCGGCGAGGCCGAACCGCTCTGGTTCGCGCTGCTGTGCATGTCCCGCCTGGTCGGCGACGAGGTCCGGGACGATGACGCCTGGCTGGGCGATGAGCAGGCGATGGAGCTGGTCAGAATGCTGGGCACGCGGATCCGTGAACGGGCCGCGCAGGGGCCGCTCCACCTCGACGAGCCGGAGCATGCCGTGGCGCTCTATACCACCTGGGCCGCCGGGTGCGGAGAGGCGGAGACGCAGGCCTACCTGGCCCGACGCTTCGCCGAGGAACCCACCGAGGCCCTGGCTCTCCTGAAGGCCAGCCTCCCGAAGATATGGCACCACGGCGGCAACGCCCGGCCCGGCAACTTCGAACGGGCCGAGTACGAGACCCTCGCCTGCTTCGTGGAGCCGGAGACCGTCTATGCCGCACTCGATCGGTGTTGTGCCGGCAGCCTCGACACGGTCCGGCGCAGCCACCTGAACGACCCCGACCTGTCTCTGGAAGAACGGGTGATGTACCAGTTCGCGCTGCTTCATCACCAGCACCGCCCGCGGCAGGACGACGCCCCGGCCGGCGCAGCCGCCTGA
- a CDS encoding GspE/PulE family protein: MPSRTPRILAHRLRRKRATRPHPPARPAAETPAPPPRDAAGTDPFSPHLLEDRVVIKLLYEELIRIEQVEQAWYRWKAGRANNRTPLWRFLLEVSDLDRETIFAQAAAVYDFKPLELTKVEILAFLQTHAKQFTDAQWARMAELRLLPAGIDYTARNGQRPLIFATHDPTNPAVHRFLESLNLRGYELRYASETLVSALLAGRTRYTASLERHELALDYSQAPDDEHRIDEETLEAEINRSALIHLFETVLVEAVRQGASDIHIVPNSRRHIEILFRIDGVLHQWHVEERVHPEAFIAVVKDNAVGVDRFVRDRAQDGFIQRQVDGALIRFRVSVLPVVNARLDLRSESIVIRVLDDRKVIQDLSLLGLDEPACATLEWAIRQPYGMVILTGPTGSGKSTTLNALLNQVATPDRNVLSVEDPVEYVLPKVRQIKLSHNLTLDEALRAILRHDPDIVMVGEMRDRATAELAIKLANTGHLTFSTLHTNDAPSAVSRLYKMGVEPFLIAYAIHLVVAQRLLRILCPECKVPDEHPDPVLLERLGFTPEEIAATTFFKPGEKPQCSTCFGAGYRGRQAIAELLPVSEAIRHLIITAGEAIDEGAIRRQALKEGMITQQEAARKLIQAGKTSVEEVLRVIFTHR; the protein is encoded by the coding sequence ATGCCTTCCCGAACCCCACGGATCCTCGCCCATCGTCTTCGCCGCAAGCGGGCTACGCGGCCCCATCCCCCGGCCCGGCCGGCCGCCGAAACGCCGGCGCCTCCACCGCGTGATGCCGCCGGTACGGACCCTTTCTCACCGCACCTGCTCGAAGACCGGGTGGTGATCAAGCTGCTCTACGAGGAGCTGATCCGGATCGAACAGGTGGAACAGGCATGGTACCGGTGGAAAGCCGGGCGCGCCAACAACCGGACCCCGCTGTGGCGCTTCCTGCTCGAGGTTTCCGACCTGGACCGCGAGACGATCTTTGCCCAGGCGGCAGCCGTCTACGACTTCAAGCCGCTCGAACTGACCAAGGTCGAGATCCTTGCCTTTCTTCAGACCCACGCCAAGCAGTTCACCGACGCACAGTGGGCCCGCATGGCCGAGCTGCGCCTCCTGCCCGCCGGCATCGACTATACGGCCCGCAACGGGCAGCGCCCGCTGATCTTCGCCACGCACGACCCGACCAACCCGGCCGTTCACCGCTTCCTCGAATCCCTCAACCTCCGGGGCTACGAACTCCGGTACGCCTCCGAGACGCTCGTCTCGGCCCTGCTGGCCGGTCGCACCCGCTACACGGCCTCGCTCGAACGACACGAACTGGCCCTCGACTACAGCCAGGCACCGGACGACGAGCATCGGATCGATGAGGAGACGCTCGAGGCCGAGATCAACCGCTCGGCCCTCATTCACCTGTTCGAGACCGTGCTCGTCGAGGCGGTCCGGCAGGGTGCTTCCGACATCCACATCGTGCCGAACAGCCGGCGCCACATCGAGATCCTGTTTCGCATCGACGGCGTTCTTCATCAATGGCACGTCGAAGAGCGCGTGCACCCGGAGGCTTTCATCGCCGTCGTCAAGGACAACGCCGTGGGCGTCGACCGCTTCGTGCGGGACCGGGCACAGGACGGCTTCATCCAGCGCCAGGTCGACGGCGCCCTCATCCGCTTCCGCGTCTCCGTCCTGCCGGTCGTCAACGCCCGCCTGGACCTGCGCTCCGAGAGCATCGTCATCCGCGTCCTCGACGACCGCAAGGTGATTCAGGACCTGAGCCTGCTGGGCCTGGACGAGCCGGCCTGCGCCACCCTGGAATGGGCCATCCGGCAGCCTTACGGCATGGTCATCCTGACCGGCCCGACCGGCTCGGGCAAGAGCACCACGCTGAATGCCCTGCTGAACCAGGTGGCCACCCCGGACCGCAACGTGCTCTCGGTCGAGGATCCGGTCGAATACGTGCTGCCCAAGGTGCGGCAGATCAAGCTCAGCCACAACCTGACCCTGGACGAGGCGCTGCGGGCGATCCTGCGGCACGACCCGGACATCGTCATGGTGGGGGAGATGCGCGACCGGGCCACGGCCGAGCTGGCGATCAAGCTGGCCAACACGGGGCACCTGACGTTTTCGACGCTGCACACGAACGACGCCCCGAGTGCGGTCAGCCGGCTCTACAAGATGGGGGTGGAGCCGTTTCTGATCGCGTACGCGATTCACCTGGTCGTGGCGCAGCGACTGCTGCGGATCCTCTGCCCGGAATGCAAGGTGCCCGACGAACACCCCGACCCGGTGTTGCTGGAACGGCTCGGCTTCACCCCGGAGGAGATCGCCGCCACCACCTTCTTCAAACCCGGCGAAAAGCCCCAGTGCAGCACCTGCTTCGGGGCCGGCTACCGGGGCCGCCAGGCCATCGCGGAACTGCTCCCCGTCTCCGAGGCAATCCGGCATCTCATCATTACCGCCGGGGAAGCCATCGACGAGGGCGCCATCCGCCGACAGGCCCTCAAGGAAGGCATGATCACCCAGCAGGAAGCCGCCCGCAAGCTGATTCAGGCCGGCAAAACGTCGGTTGAGGAGGTGCTACGCGTCATCTTCACGCACCGCTGA